attaaatagttaaatcGTTCTACATACTTGTATTACGTTCCATCTTAACAATATATTCCATATGCAGCTTTGAGAACCATATTAAAATCAGGTTTAATGTCTCTAACTCCCAATTTATTTGACTtagtgaattataataaaattttgttgcaATCCCACTGACTCGAAACACTTAAGACAGCCTAACCTCTCAGTCCATGACTCAATATAACTTTCCGCACAATCTCATCCGCACACAGTAATCATTACATTACCGCATCTTATACCCTACGTCTCCTACAATGTACGTGATGTTCTATGGCTTTCTCTGACCCCAGCTCCTTGGTGTTCACTTGGATTATTGAGCAATATCATTGTTTTGGTGCAATTTTGACACGAACGCAATAAATACATGCGTCGAATGAGAAGTGATTATCTACGGGACGAAActaactacattaaaaatagtttcaaaatgtgaaataaatttttgctagaatatattttatagagttTTTATTCTCtgtctaaaactaaaaatgcaATTTGGAATAAAACAATGTGGTGTGTAATCAATTGAATTGCACTTAAACATTAGATACATCGTGTATCGTGTTCTAAACTAGCGACTCTATCGAACCGAAGCCCGGCAGCTCTATAAACAGAGCGGACTGAACTCAAACTCCATCATAAATAAGGCCATTATGATTTATTCATCGAGCTCCTCTTGACTATGGAAGAATCTATTGAGAGATACTATACACTTTCACTTACATTATAATTGAATCGGACCTACCTAAAACGTAAAGGTGAactcttattaaattattgttcgtATATATTGCGTAGCattatttaactaaacataGGAGCGGcgtaaaaattattaattgaatataattcGTACGAGTTTTGTGCATGATACCTGTCTCGATATTCCAGTGATATACATTTTTACAACTTTGTAAACCGAAACGGTAAGTATAGGCTAGATTTTATAATACACGTTACCCTACATGAGGATTGGTAATGGCGTAACTTACAACAAAACGACGTAAGCTACAAGTTCGCTCCCGATGGACACTACGTTCTCTAACGCGTAACGAGGGTGGATACTACACTTTAGGAACCCAATTTATTATGTCGCAGTGCCACCGCTATAAATAGAACTCTCGTAATAATAAAGCATACTTTTGTTATCAACAAGTACTACggcaacattatttattgactttaaCGCTATGCTTGAAGAtttgacaataaatatttataataaatacaatgtgCACATTTCTCTGCTAATATAAAACGTCGATGGGCAGTACACAAAACATTGAGCATAACTGTGGTTATTtggcaattttatttgtttgaaatggCATCGAGATGAATTTGAGAATAAGTACTTTGTGACGTTGTAATTAAACAgacatgaatttatatttaataaataatcgtttgggaaatttcatttaaacttggATATATGAAATACGCACATTGTCGGAGTTTCTTCGTGGATAACGCGTCCACTCGGATAATATCTCTGAGTATCGTGAAGAAGTACATCAACAAGTATGTTCGACTTGAGGTGGATGGTATCGACGAGTAACGTGTAGCTCTCCGGACGGTGTTCTGTGGCGGAGATGTTACCGGAGTGGCGGCGTTAGCGGGAGGCTACAGGAGGGAGACCCGCGCGCGACACACACTCAATCTCGCCTCACGAATGTTCTTCCCCTGttagcaaacaaaatattcgttaacgaattattaaaatatgactaAAAAGTAGATTACTTTAAGTtgaagataatatattatattctacaactttcacacaacaccatctagtctcaaactacgcagagcttgtattataactagacaattgataaaatacctatatatttctaaatacatacataatagcagtggcgtgcagtccatagagacaaaaagacactgcctaccctgagaaattcagatattataggtacataattactatccataaaataaacaatattcgtaaaacacgtatcagcgccatctatctattacacgttgtaacataatctatcaagggaggattatcaatatttcaaaattagtacacttttttgccgaagtgcgccgccgctggcaccgttttcccgttggaaagacacttcaactcgatgtctcagtgacgtaggtacgcatgtgtgcgtgtgacagactcgtagtcatgacaatgtgtctatgtctgttttcctatacatatttgtcacacaatgtcaaaatagtctgcgttttgttagtgtgtgtgataaaagAGACACTGCCTTTCCACGACAAAGACAGCGGATGACATGAGCGGTTATctgtggttatgttttgacagtgattatcgtaaagtgagccgcaatatttttcgatgcatttttgttttcatttgtcataattcgttttctgggtcgttggtttttaaattatttgatgtaagtcgataaaagagtgaaaaattgattaataattgtgaactttcaaacggcgtgtgctcataacacaaaaagtgcgattttaaaactatttttctgtaataaaaacaagtgtttgaaatagataaaactacgcaAGACATCTCATAAATTAGGaaaggtgagtcaatcgttcaaaacaatacgtagaaaacataatgatttaaatctaacgagttgctcgtagatacagagaaatcgcttgttctgtttccctatccatttattttaaactatacttagattatttcacttatctaaacttgCATCTTCATACCCTAAAACCAGGCATCGAACTGCTCTGCTACAACGAATCCATCAAGATCCACCGCGCCTACGCGTACACCGCTTTCATAACCGAGGACCAGGCGCCGGAGCACAGCAGCCTGATCGACTGCAAGAGTCTGTTCAGCGGCAGGAACATCACTACTGACTTCGAAGATATGTGGTGCACGAACTTCGCGACTGGGAACAAGTTCTGTCATATTGTCATGGAACTTATGGAGTCTACTGAGATTACTAGTGAGTTATTTTACTAGAGGAATTTGCTCTGACTtcacattgatttaaaaatgtatagtaaTGGTGGTGTGTAAAGCTTGATTCTTACTTTTTCGCAAGAAATGAGTCTTAAAAGATTTTTAGCAGAAAATCAAAGCCTATGTTCGATAGATAcatctataattatttatcgtCAATATGCTACCATTCTCATACTATGCATTCCTCGTTCTTTGGTGATGGGTGGTCGTGGGCGCATTTGGGTGCTGTTCATTGTGTGATTTGACATTCAAATAGTGCTACTTAGAAGCCTAATTtgatgaattttcatttttttctcacTGCCAAGTGTTTATTCTTTGGTCAATTTGGACAGCTTacttatttttaccgtatttggCCCCTAAATCTGAAACCCATTGCAAGCCAAATTTTCTACCAAGGTATCCGCATCTGGAACTACAACGCGAACATGGAGCTCTCGTACATCGGCGCGAAGCACGCGCGCATCTCTCTGGACGGGACCGCGCTGCACTACCGGCCGCTGTTACTGCGCCGGGCGCCGGGGGACACCTGCTATGACTACGTGCAGCAGATAGATCTGCTTACTATTGATGATAGGTaagatggtatttttttaaattcttacatGACTACACAAAATTTATGCGGGCATTCCATAACTTGGTTTTAGGGTTTTGAAGGGAGAGGACTGAGTGTgtctatttttcttaaaaaaggaCTGCTTTGaagattttacaaatatatcgCTGTTGATGGTTTTACACTTCACAAACTTAGGCTATTCAAATCCtcccttaaaatcaaaattttcgaATATAGACATGACATTTCGACCATTCCCAAGCAATACGCGCTAGAAACCGTTGCGTCATTTAATGAGACATTATAAACTCTTAATACCTCTGGTTTCACTCAAAGGTTGGACGACGCGAAGGAGTCTGACAGTTTTCGCATGGACTGCCTGGTGTACGGAACCAACCTGGACATGGGCGCGCCCACCGGCTTCGTGCTCCAGCTCAACATATTCTCCACATGGGGGGACCCCTACTACGTGGGTCTGACTGGCATCGAGCTGTACGATCCACACGGGAACAAGATACTCTTGACAGAGACAAGTATGTAGGAATAGGAAAAGTTATTACTTCCACTTAGTATGGGTTTTTGTTGCTGAGGCCATCGGTAGGCATCTTCTGAGAATTTGCACTGGATTAAGATTTGGAGCGATggtttggtatttaaaaaatctttttgaaaataGTAGGTAGATTCATAgttatcaaatacaaaatagaaaaacaaaatatttattgttaaaagggTAGCAAAATTTACCCCTATCAATTGTACTAAAGTTATTGCTTTTAACAAGCCTATCAGAGACTACCTTAATACACACCTCCACACTCAAATTATTAGAACCCAGTCGCGGGAGGTCCTTCCACATGCTCTCCGCGTCAGACAACAACTGCTGGATCttctttatttccttttcttggCGCTCCATCACTGAAAACATGCCATGATTAGACGGAAAGAAAGTCATCCCAATATTGTTTAATTGGAAGAATAAGGAAAGGAGAgttcttaataatttttaacCATGGTTACATTCAACAAATGGATGCTGGCTTGTTCAGATAAACCATGGGTATAATTGCTTGGGTTACATTATCCGTCTACATTGTTGAAATTCAATGAATTGATTAGCTAATcagcataaaatattctaaaggACAATAACAACCAGCAGCGAATACCTTCACTCATCTTGCTGTGCCACGCCTCGTCAGCTAGCGACACTTCGTTCAGTGGTACGAAGTCGGTCTGCACTTTGGTTCCATTGTACTCACTGAGTTTCGtttcatatttgtttagaaGTTTCTCAGCTTCTGATATGTGCTTCTCAAATGGATTTGTGTCGGAAGCTGCTTCTAAGCACATCGAACGGAATGTCTcctaaaacaatcaaattatagAAGCAGTGCTATTAGTTATTGTTGCTTAGGTAGACAAGGTACCTACTAGTTAGGTCTGTGTGTTTTGGGTCAAAAATAGGGTCTAAGCAGAACTTGTTCAATGGTTTCGAAAAGCatgaaatatgtacatacatacatatatacatacattatttattttcatgattaatGGGGAAGCTCTGGCAAACTGCATAACTATTGTTAGACCATAATCAAGTATGACAACAAAGGAAGTTACCGGATTTAAAGTGTTTTTCAGAGTTTTGATTTCCTTCTTGACAGCGTCGATCTTAGCGTCAGTGGTGTCTAGCCTCCGTTGAATAGCGTCGTCGTTGGCAGACAGGTTGTTGTCCAGGTCTATCGGTGGAGGAGGAGCAGGTGCTAACGCCACCAGCGCCTTCTGTATGCCTTCTAGTGCTTCATTTATTTTCGCTTGGGATGACTTTTCACGTTCTTCTCTCTGAAAGCAAAACGAAGAAAGTTATTATTCCTGAATAGGATAAGATatgaattagttttatttagacCTGAGAAACTTGTGCTGGAATaggataatattaaaaaaataaaaatgcaatcgtttaccaaaacatttttgatgaGAATACTTATAATTGATGATAATTAGTAATATAATTACGAACCTGTAGAAGTATAGTTTCCACGTTAGACAGACGGTCGTCAAGTCTTGAGATCATCCCTTTCAATGGTTCCAGAGCTCTGTGTTTCTTGTCAAGCCCGATCAGCATTTTCTTCAGCTGGTCTCCAAGAGTCCTCTCTCTGAATTCATGTCGTTCCAGTTTGTCTTCTGACATCCGGATCATGTGGACCAGGGACAGCATGGCTTCTCTGATGTCTTCGTGcctagaagtatttttttaagtattgacTTAGTACAATGAGGATAGCAGCCCCTTATTGCTAAGGaaagtatacttttttttaagagagtcttaacagaaaaaaaaaattctgtcTGGGCATCCCCGCCTTTcttggtaatattattaattaagtgtaaAGGTACAAAAGATTTTACATTACCTGAAAAAAGTGAcaagaaaataatgatagaGTACTTATCTACATAAACCTAccactaaacaaatatttagagTTTTATGAAGTAACGACTAAAtggtaaatgtatttaatttacaaatcgatttcagattctaagaacatccattatttataaatatcggCGGAGTTCCGGTAATGGAGAGTACCTTACCACGCCGATTAGTATCGCTTATTTGCCTAATTGGAGAATGAGCCGTTTCCAAATGCCATTGCTACTGTTTTGAATTCCTGAATTCGGTTTTCAGTTTCATAATCCCTAATAACCACCAACTTAATAATCtacaataacaagaaaaaaataaattgtacttaaTAGAAATGAATGCTGCAGCTCTGGGAAAAAATGACGGGAATAATGCTTGATGTGGAAAATACTTCGTTCATGTAGAATCATGCACCATGTAAAATATAAGAAGAATCAATTAAAAgatagtgatttttttttttaaatacaattcacatgcaaaaagacacccagagtcGGAAAAAACAttcatgaatcacacaaatgcttgtcctacgcggggatcgaacccacgatacgGCGCGCAAAGTGgctttggcgtgatgacctcaaccactatcAAAATGTTTCGCGATTtcctttaattgaatttattttcatatatcaACTAACAATTTCAAAAGGCAAATATGAAACTATTTGACCTCTGGGGTAAATGAACTTTATTTAGCCACCATGAGTCAAAATAAGActctaattttatattcaaacacTTAAATAGTGTTAAGGAATAATATGGTTTGTGAAGTGTAGGCGTCGACTATAGCGACTTGTGAGTTATGTCAGCCATTAGAAGCTTTAAGGATCTAAGGATAAAATTGTACCGTTATGTTTATAAATCGACGCTAAATAGACGAAAATAGACtagaatttatgtttatatgttGCTACagctaaaataaacttacttacttggtcaacaattgaattatttaaaaaataacgtggCTGTTGCTATTGCCAAATAATTTGTCTCAAACCCAAATAGGGCTAACTTATGTAGTTAATCTTAGTCGTTTATTTCATTGGTAGGCATAAATAGGTCTAAGTTTATCTTATTCGGGGCTCAACTTATACTTGTTATGTTGTATTGCATAGTAGAGTTTAGATATACAGGGCGAGATATATACTAAATACTAAACTAAGGCAAGTATCAAATACCAAACAAATCCGTACAATTACGCTTTTGTAAATGCTCATGAATATTTACTGAGCTGCGATCCACGTTGGTCCAGCTTGAACgttgtgcaataaataaattagcataATCGATTGATAGGTACAAGACTTGTACAATACTAAGAAATAAGATTGTCAAATCCGTTACGTGTTTAAATCATTTAAGATACCCTGCGGACTTGTAGAAGACTGTAACAAGTGTGGAGAAATTAGTGAGGAAAATGATATGCCGATATGATGATACGCCTTTTTTCAGAACGTACGGCCAATTCAATGACCCTATgactaactaaaaaaaatgggaaAGGCTCTCGTCATGCTTAGGTGCAAAACTGCTAATTCAAAAGGCTGAggcactttaattaaattagatagaGCAACTTAGAGATATGACTACAAGACTACAAATATCTGTGCAAGTACAAGTCTGCATATAAACTTGATGACATTTTGTGCTGACTTCGATATTGAGACTTTTgcataaaaaagcaaattactAAACCAACCAATCAGCTTTACGCTGCACAGACCCTAAACCCGTAACTACATTATTACATTAGTGTTTAGTAATTAGTCCGTTCGTATTACACTACATACCACTGTCGCCATAAAACGAATGTCCAGATGTCAAAGCTATTTAAAGGAAGGTAACCGTACGACTGAAATACAATGAATAGCAGAAAACAGAACTGGCTCAGTGCATTATTATTAGCTCAAGTTCTAGTTACTAAACTGCACTGAGAATAACGTGTTCCAGCTGGTGTTGGATGCAGTTTAGTGTAATGAAATAGTTTGCGCATCATAGAAGGAGGTTACACGGACCTATTTGAATCCaattatcaacttatcgtatgTTTATTTGGTAATATGCGAGAAGAAGATGAAAATGAAAGGGCTCTGTTTCATTGGGCCATGGCCGATGGGTATAACAGAGAAATGGGACTCTTTAAACCTACATCCATTTTCGTCCAGCTCCAAAGACTGGAAATTCTTTTTGTGGTATCATGGCACCGAAATCttgaataataacaaaagaaaattaaatatcgtaCTGTATCCGGATACCATGATCTTGGATTCCATCAAAAGAAAGTgcccacaaaataaataaagatttaatttaattatctaaaagTTGTGTATTTATAGAACATCAATCAGTTTGTAAATAGAAACGGTTTACGTTATAGTTTCTTCCTAGCGAACCGTTTAATGAAGATTAATGGGTTTTCATCCATTATCTAACGATGCGCTTCACTCAGATGtcaagatataaatattatttgaagatttATGATTCTTGTCACCGGTTTCCCCATACGTTTCGTAATTTTCTCCACTTGCAAACgatctttttgatatttttatgttcgaACCTCTCTAATAAGATAGTTAATGGTTGATAGTGgttgtaaaacacttttaattcaCAAGACCTTTGATCGTAAGCGCCGTTAAagcttttaatatgtttattagtaaacattaaagcagataggtacctaccttatacttaatgaatttatttaagctggacgataatataattaaacggTCATctttcacttttatatttagttGGGTCGGTATTTCTATGCCAAAGTGTTCATACATATGAATctacagaaaatgaaaaatggatTTCTAAAATAACCAGAATGGCTTCACGTTACCCCGTAAAATTTGGTTCATTAAAACGCGCTAGGTTGACGCAAAATTGTACTGTAAAATGTGATGCCCTCGTAAACAGTTCCAAgactgtttattttacatttcaactcaactaaataattatatttacgggccactaaaactgaaaatgttttgttaacttTACTGTTTAATTAGCGTTTGACGATGACAAAGAAATATGTTGGCATCGTCATTGTTTTGAAAAGTGCAAGTTATTTTAGACAAAGGTCTCTACTGTAGTCCATGGTTGGTGATGAATATGTATAAGACTCTATTGAGCCCTTCTACTAGCTGGACTCTTAACGCTACCTCTGGGTACCTTTCAGTATGTCCCtaagattacatattaaaatgggtgtgtttaaattaattgtggCGCTACCTTTCAGATTGACTATGCTAGATGCACAAACgactttttcacaaaaaaatataaagcgttCACCCGTGCAGTTGCAAAGAAGGTTGTAACTAGGTATGTAtatcgtttaaaatatttttgtacacgTCCATATTCCAAACGTTAGAATCCTTTTGAAGAATTCAGTAGTTTAACCCTGCAATGCGATTGCCTCCTCTTGAATACTGCATTCAAAATACGAACGCCTTTGTCGCATTGTACTCTTTGGAGGCTCAAATAGAAATGTTACGTAAACGACTACTGTGTTCAGTGTTCTGTAATAGTAGAGAAACAAATATACTTACGTGAACTCCCTGCTGTATGTGTGCGGAGTCCACACCAGCAGTGCGACGCACACCCACCACACTCTCTGGGGACAAGCACAAACTTCaataacttgaatattaacCGACGCCTGAACTGAGTCTGTCGTGCCTCCGTGCCTGATGAGCTCATGTAAgctgttttattcataaatgtaattgtaaatgttttatacaattGCCAGGTCAGGTTTAACATGGTAATATTTGGGGTATGTGATTTTGCAAGCTATCAGGTTTTAGCTGCATCCGCcgaaagtgttttaattttggttcGATTCCTAGATAAAATTTAGTGCATTATGCGTATGTGTATGTTGCAAGAGATGCCAGGAACGGAAAAAGGAAATACAAGGATGCTCGTTTCCCAACAATTCTGTGGACAACAAGACAAAACCATAAGAAGGCTTAATAAAAGGcgcaaaagaaataaagacttttttcaaaatactataaACTGGACAACCGGCTGAATcgcatgtaataaacaaattaagaaactccttatttatttaatcagtcTTGTAAATACAATGATATACATAGATTATATACAATGTACCCATTGGACGACATCGTTAAGGCTGTCTAGAGTGCACCACGATACTAGCCGACGTTATCAGGGCACATAAATTTCAAGAGTGACAGTACAAATGTACCGACTTTACACTTAGATGGTCCTTTAAGCTACGAGATACAGCTTGTCTATTAATAGGATATAATATAAATCCTTCATCCGGACCAGactcatttattaataacttggtCAAGAGCTTACAATCACTTGTAATGAAAGAACGTTGATGTcggattagaaaaaaaaacactttgtttaGTTCAGCATTTggtattaagtttgttttttaatttgtgatctCTTCCTTCCTTCTTAAGGCCAGTGAGGGTCGTTTTGGGTGTTATTGCATGTCATATTTGAAAAGTTGcaccttttaaaacaaatatgattagCGACTTGCCTACCTGAAAGACcttaaattacctacttattagTACTTATGTACTTTAGCTGAAGTCAAACATTCGCAAACAAATTTATCTTTAggtatatttatctttaataagtAGTGCAGCAATTATCTCATATCCAAGAACAGCATTATTATTAGTTTGGGTGTCTATATTTTGACTTCGCGGAAATTGCACTGAGCGCGAATCAATTCGCACTCTTGCACTAGACTAGACCTTACCTGGCGCAAATTATGCTGAGGCACCTACTTACTATCTTGCAATAAATCCTCTTTACAAGCtgttataacaaatatattctGGTATTCATTTGCCTGCGAGGTTTGCGGGTATTCATAAGAAGCTTACTTTTTCAACAACAACGGGGTCTCCGCTTGAATCAAACAGTTCTAGGCCATTCAATCCAACCAAGTACTTATCACCCCAgttggaaaatattttcatttccaaTAATCTGCCTTCAGGTAGTTCCGGAATCACAAACTCGTTTTTAACCTTCTCCTTTTGGCCGTTCTTGATTGGTACTGAGCTTAACGACGCTGGTTTCTTGGTCGGATTCTTAACACTAGGCCTTTtaactacattattttgttgtaaatttatCGATCCATCTttagaaattagttttttacgGGTTTTAGGCTCTTGAGGTCCTGAAATAGAATTAAACATAACATTTCGCAAATTTGTCTATCcttatctttttttgtttgttatttccGTCTACATACTCAACACAATTAAAAGAtaacaatattgatttatacTCACTTGGCCCTAAAATGACGTCATGAAAATCCTCATCAGTGACGTTATTGGCGCGTCTATGACGAGGCGTCACGTAGTGAGGCAGCAGATCCGATAGGAAGTCGTTGGAGTTGGCATTCGACGAGTCCCCCCAGTCTAGTTTACCTCTCACGTTATAAACCCGCCGTCCGTTTTGGCTATACGCTAGAATATATTCTGAATAAAGTCGTGGCAATCtgctattaaaatgtaaactacATAAATTCAATTCCATGAACAAATGTAATTACCTATTCAAGAAACCGCATTGAACAGTcgcaagttttaatttatatttataaccttAGGCTGATGGCAACAAGAACGTTTAATTGAAGTGccgaaatttaatttattacttgaaGTCGTTGACTCGTGCTTCTAATTGTTTACCTTTAGGTGGACGTAAAGTACCAGCGGAGTGAGCTATTGATCCCAACTGCGGTTTCATTAACATATCCATTGTTGTATCCAATGATGTCCTGCGCGTTAACCTAAGAAacagttacatttatttattaaatacatttaaatagcacgcaatgttttattcaaagactattatttcataatataccTAAGTGAGAATAATAAAAGCTTACCTGCGATTCTCTAATTTGgaactttcaaaatattttggttcCTCAAAAATTGGAGACGAATCACTACTACTGTTCTTAATATGCGTCTCTTTCATCTCCCTGAAATAAACAAACTGCTTGTAGCAGGATATCGAAGACTTTGTCCAACCAGCCTGGCCCAGCCTTGACACGGAAGTTATAATAGAGTGCATTGTACCGAGAATTAATATATTGACGTCTTAGCATAAAGCAGCCAAGGAGTACGTGGGCTCATTAATCATTCTACATGATAATAAGTACAATAGAACTTACTTGGTAAGGTTTTCAAGCCAGTATGGCAGGTCTCTGTCTTTACTTGTGTAGTCAAACCCATTTTGTTGATGTGCCATCCTTGAGCCATGAGATTATTGTTATCTTTGAAGAGAAGATAAAAATCTACTGAATCTTATACTCATTATACCACCCACTTAATGCAATAAGtcgtattgaaataatttattatggcCAGATCtacgtaaacaaaaaacaaatacttaattagaacgttttttataactgttattaataatttaatcttcatTCACACTTGCCtcttttgaaacatatttttgccGCTGTTTGTTTGACCTTGGTTGCTATAGTAACGAATGGTCTTTGATTTTCTTTGCATTGTTTAGACATTACTGaacttaaacagtttttttatataaactacGTTACCAGGTTTAGATTGAGGATTAATGTTAATGCGtaatttactataatttatcattttaaacgaaaatgttaaatttacaaagaaataaaatattttcaaattactttccaaacgaaaacaaacacttcaaattaaaatgatgaaattggAAGTTCCATGACACCAGCAGAATTGTGACAGCTGTCAGCGTGTATGTAGCGGTGGCATAACCttaaatctatttctatttatatcgGGTTTTGAGAGAAATACATCTAAATAGAAACAATACTATATATTGAATCAATACTTGT
The window above is part of the Trichoplusia ni isolate ovarian cell line Hi5 unplaced genomic scaffold, tn1 tig00002925, whole genome shotgun sequence genome. Proteins encoded here:
- the LOC113507578 gene encoding protein KIAA0556 homolog, translating into MKYAHCRSFFVDNASTRIISLSIVKKYINKYVRLEVDGIELLCYNESIKIHRAYAYTAFITEDQAPEHSSLIDCKSLFSGRNITTDFEDMWCTNFATGNKFCHIVMELMESTEITSIRIWNYNANMELSYIGAKHARISLDGTALHYRPLLLRRAPGDTCYDYVQQIDLLTIDDRLDDAKESDSFRMDCLVYGTNLDMGAPTGFVLQLNIFSTWGDPYYVGLTGIELYDPHGNKILLTETSM
- the LOC113507579 gene encoding uncharacterized protein LOC113507579, which produces MSSNGLHELIRHGGTTDSVQASVNIQVIEVCACPQRVWWVCVALLVWTPHTYSREFTHEDIREAMLSLVHMIRMSEDKLERHEFRERTLGDQLKKMLIGLDKKHRALEPLKGMISRLDDRLSNVETILLQREEREKSSQAKINEALEGIQKALVALAPAPPPPIDLDNNLSANDDAIQRRLDTTDAKIDAVKKEIKTLKNTLNPETFRSMCLEAASDTNPFEKHISEAEKLLNKYETKLSEYNGTKVQTDFVPLNEVSLADEAWHSKMSEVMERQEKEIKKIQQLLSDAESMWKDLPRLGSNNLSVEVCIKVVSDRLVKSNNFSTIDRGKFCYPFNNKYFVFLFCI
- the LOC113507574 gene encoding uncharacterized protein LOC113507574 isoform X2 → MAHQQNGFDYTSKDRDLPYWLENLTKEMKETHIKNSSSDSSPIFEEPKYFESSKLENRRLTRRTSLDTTMDMLMKPQLGSIAHSAGTLRPPKAYSQNGRRVYNVRGKLDWGDSSNANSNDFLSDLLPHYVTPRHRRANNVTDEDFHDVILGPRPQEPKTRKKLISKDGSINLQQNNVVKRPSVKNPTKKPASLSSVPIKNGQKEKVKNEFVIPELPEGRLLEMKIFSNWGDKYLVGLNGLELFDSSGDPVVVEKVSFL
- the LOC113507574 gene encoding uncharacterized protein LOC113507574 isoform X1 is translated as MAHQQNGFDYTSKDRDLPYWLENLTKEMKETHIKNSSSDSSPIFEEPKYFESSKLENRRLTRRTSLDTTMDMLMKPQLGSIAHSAGTLRPPKEYILAYSQNGRRVYNVRGKLDWGDSSNANSNDFLSDLLPHYVTPRHRRANNVTDEDFHDVILGPRPQEPKTRKKLISKDGSINLQQNNVVKRPSVKNPTKKPASLSSVPIKNGQKEKVKNEFVIPELPEGRLLEMKIFSNWGDKYLVGLNGLELFDSSGDPVVVEKVSFL